In one window of Macaca thibetana thibetana isolate TM-01 chromosome 5, ASM2454274v1, whole genome shotgun sequence DNA:
- the CISD2 gene encoding CDGSH iron-sulfur domain-containing protein 2, whose amino-acid sequence MVLESVARIVKVQLPAYLKRLPVPESITGFARLTVSEWLRLLPFLGVLALLGYLAVRPFLQKKKQQKDSLINLKIQKENPKVVNEINIEDLCLAKAAYCRCWRSKTFPACDGSHNKHNELTGDNVGPLILKKKEV is encoded by the exons ATGGTGCTGGAGAGCGTGGCCCGCATCGTGAAGGTGCAGCTCCCCGCATATCTGAAGCGGCTCCCAGTTCCTGAAAGCATTACCGGGTTCGCTAGGCTCACAG TTTCAGAATGGCTTCGGTTATTGCCTTTCCTTGGTGTACTCGCACTTCTTGGCTACCTTGCAGTTCGTCCATTCCTccagaagaaaaaacaacagaagGATAGCTTGATTAatcttaaaatacaaaaggaaaatccGAAAGTAGTGAATGAAATAAACATTGAAGATTTGTGTCTTGCTAAAGCAGCTTATTGCAGGTGTTGGCGTTCTAAAACG tttcctGCCTGCGATGGTTCACATAATAAACACAATGAATTGACAGGAGATAATGTGGGTCCACTAATactgaagaagaaagaagtataa